From one Mycolicibacterium sp. HK-90 genomic stretch:
- a CDS encoding acyltransferase family protein: protein MKTLDAPRTEPGTESGSVPRAAMGTRTTGFYRHDLDGLRGIAIALVAVFHIWFGRVSGGVDVFLALSGFFFGGKILRIALNPDAPLQPLSEVVRLVRRLLPALVVVLAAGAVLTILVQPETRWEAFADQSLASLGYFQNWELANTAADYLRAGEAVSPLQHIWSMSVQGQFYVAFLALMFGFAFLGRRVFGRHLRVAFIVLLSALTIASFVYAIIAHNADQATAYYNSFARGWELLVGALAGALVPVVRWPMWLRTILATVSLAAILSCGWWIDGVKEFPGPWALVPVGATVIFILTAANRMDDPSTAERLPAPNRMLATKPFVSLGSMAYSLYLWHWPLLIFWLSYSGHTRANFLEGTIILLISGVLAWLTNRYIEEPLRPQKVNAATTAPVVPLRVRMRRPTIVLGSIVGLLGVALTATSFTWREHVTVQRASGKELSGLSARDYPGARALIDHARVPKLPMRPTVLEAKDDLPASTTDGCISDFGNTDVINCTYGDKAAARTIAVAGGSHAEHWITALDLLGRLHNFKVVTYLKMGCPLTTEETPLVMGDNRPYPKCREWNDKVMAQLITDHPEYVFTTSTRPWNIKPGDVMPGTYIGIWETLSKNNIPILAMRDTPWLTRNGKPYFPYDCLANGGDAISCGIDRSKVLSDHNPTLDFVGRFPLLKPLDMSDAVCRKDYCRVVEGNVLMYHDSHHLSTTYMRTMTSELGRQLAAATGWW from the coding sequence ATGAAGACCCTTGACGCCCCCCGGACGGAGCCCGGCACCGAATCCGGTTCCGTTCCACGCGCGGCCATGGGCACCCGTACGACGGGCTTCTATCGCCATGATCTGGACGGACTGCGCGGCATCGCCATCGCTCTCGTAGCGGTGTTCCACATCTGGTTCGGCCGGGTTTCCGGTGGTGTCGACGTTTTCCTTGCGTTGTCCGGATTCTTCTTCGGCGGCAAGATCCTGCGCATCGCGCTCAATCCGGACGCCCCGCTGCAGCCCCTTTCGGAAGTGGTCCGATTGGTGCGGCGGTTGCTGCCCGCCCTCGTCGTAGTGCTTGCCGCGGGTGCGGTGCTGACGATCCTGGTCCAGCCGGAAACCCGCTGGGAGGCGTTTGCTGATCAAAGTCTGGCGAGCCTGGGCTACTTCCAGAACTGGGAACTGGCCAACACCGCCGCGGACTACCTTCGCGCCGGTGAGGCGGTCAGTCCGCTCCAGCACATCTGGTCGATGTCGGTTCAGGGACAGTTCTATGTGGCGTTCCTGGCCCTGATGTTCGGGTTCGCCTTCCTGGGTCGGCGAGTGTTCGGCAGACACCTGCGTGTCGCGTTCATCGTTTTACTGAGCGCGCTGACGATCGCCTCGTTCGTGTACGCGATCATCGCGCACAACGCGGATCAGGCCACGGCGTACTACAACAGCTTTGCGCGGGGCTGGGAACTTCTGGTGGGCGCACTCGCCGGCGCGCTGGTGCCGGTTGTGCGGTGGCCGATGTGGCTGCGCACCATCCTGGCCACCGTGTCGCTGGCGGCGATCCTGTCATGCGGCTGGTGGATCGACGGGGTGAAGGAGTTCCCCGGCCCCTGGGCACTGGTACCGGTCGGCGCCACGGTCATCTTCATCCTGACCGCCGCCAACCGGATGGACGATCCGAGCACGGCCGAGCGGCTACCGGCGCCCAACCGGATGCTGGCGACGAAACCGTTCGTCTCGCTCGGATCGATGGCCTACTCGCTGTACCTCTGGCATTGGCCGCTGCTGATCTTCTGGCTGTCCTACTCGGGCCACACCCGCGCCAACTTCCTCGAGGGCACGATCATCCTGCTGATCTCGGGGGTACTGGCCTGGCTCACCAATCGCTACATCGAAGAACCGCTGCGTCCGCAGAAGGTGAACGCCGCCACCACGGCGCCGGTCGTCCCGCTGCGAGTCCGAATGCGCAGGCCCACCATCGTTCTCGGGTCCATCGTCGGACTGCTCGGTGTCGCGCTCACCGCGACCTCGTTCACCTGGCGTGAGCATGTCACCGTGCAGCGCGCCAGCGGCAAGGAACTGTCGGGATTGTCCGCCCGCGACTATCCGGGAGCCCGGGCCCTGATCGATCATGCGCGGGTCCCCAAACTGCCGATGCGCCCGACGGTGCTCGAGGCCAAAGACGATCTGCCCGCGTCCACGACCGACGGTTGCATCAGCGATTTCGGCAACACCGACGTGATCAACTGCACCTACGGCGACAAGGCCGCAGCGCGGACCATCGCGGTGGCCGGCGGATCGCACGCCGAGCACTGGATCACCGCGCTCGACCTGCTGGGCCGCCTGCACAACTTCAAGGTGGTCACCTATCTCAAGATGGGCTGCCCGCTGACCACCGAGGAAACACCACTCGTGATGGGCGACAACCGCCCGTATCCGAAATGCCGTGAGTGGAACGACAAGGTGATGGCCCAGCTGATCACCGATCACCCCGAGTACGTGTTCACCACCTCGACCCGCCCATGGAACATCAAACCCGGCGACGTGATGCCGGGTACCTACATCGGAATCTGGGAAACCCTCTCCAAGAACAACATTCCGATCCTGGCCATGCGCGACACGCCGTGGCTGACCCGAAACGGCAAGCCGTACTTCCCCTATGACTGCCTGGCCAACGGTGGTGACGCCATCTCCTGCGGCATCGACCGGTCCAAGGTACTCTCCGACCACAACCCCACGCTGGACTTCGTCGGGAGGTTCCCTCTGCTCAAGCCACTCGACATGAGCGATGCGGTGTGCCGTAAGGACTACTGCCGCGTGGTGGAGGGAAATGTGTTGATGTATCACGATTCCCATCACCTCTCCACGACGTATATGCGCACGATGACGAGTGAGCTGGGTCGTCAATTGGCGGCGGCCACCGGTTGGTGGTGA
- a CDS encoding adenosylmethionine--8-amino-7-oxononanoate transaminase — translation MAELTPAQINAIDAAHIWHPYSAMGADALPPVVAVGAKGAWLTVIDPTDGAPIEVLDAMASWWTAVHGHGHPVLDRAINDQLATMNHVMFGGLTHEPAARLAQLLVDLTPDGLETVFFSDSGSVSVEVAVKMALQYWRSLGRGSKHRLMTWRGGYHGDTFTPMSVCDPDGGMHSLWTDVLVPQIFAPPVPADYQPSYIEAFERQLTEHADELAAVIVEPVVQGAGGMRFHDPRYLSDLRAICDRHDVLLIFDEIATGFGRTGKLFAAEHAGVSPDIMCVGKALTGGYITLAATLCTREVAQTISSGEPGALMHGPTFMANALACAVGVAAVELLVAGDWQARVREIGEGLRRGLEPARELSGVADVRVLGAIGVIEMREPVNMRVATLAALSHGVWLRPFGKLIYAMPPFICTPQEVEQITTGMVGVARALT, via the coding sequence GTGGCTGAGCTGACCCCGGCGCAGATCAACGCCATCGACGCGGCCCACATTTGGCATCCCTACAGCGCCATGGGCGCGGATGCGCTGCCCCCGGTGGTGGCGGTCGGGGCCAAGGGCGCGTGGCTGACTGTGATCGACCCTACCGACGGTGCACCGATCGAGGTTCTGGACGCCATGGCGTCCTGGTGGACGGCCGTGCACGGACACGGACATCCGGTGCTGGACCGCGCCATCAACGACCAGCTCGCCACGATGAACCACGTGATGTTCGGCGGGCTCACCCACGAGCCGGCCGCGCGGCTCGCCCAGTTGTTGGTGGACCTCACCCCAGACGGCCTGGAGACGGTGTTCTTCAGCGATTCCGGCTCGGTGTCGGTCGAGGTGGCGGTGAAGATGGCGCTGCAGTACTGGCGCAGCCTCGGCCGTGGTTCCAAGCACCGTCTGATGACCTGGCGCGGCGGATATCACGGGGACACGTTCACCCCGATGAGCGTGTGCGACCCCGACGGCGGCATGCACTCGCTGTGGACCGATGTTCTGGTGCCCCAAATTTTCGCCCCACCGGTTCCCGCCGACTACCAACCGTCATACATCGAGGCGTTCGAGCGACAGTTGACCGAACATGCCGACGAGCTCGCCGCAGTGATCGTCGAACCGGTCGTGCAGGGCGCCGGAGGCATGCGTTTTCACGATCCGCGTTACCTGTCGGATCTGCGCGCGATCTGCGATCGCCACGACGTGTTGTTGATCTTCGACGAGATCGCCACCGGTTTCGGGCGCACCGGAAAGCTGTTCGCCGCTGAGCACGCCGGAGTCAGCCCCGACATCATGTGCGTGGGCAAGGCGCTGACCGGCGGTTACATCACCCTGGCCGCCACGTTGTGCACGCGTGAGGTCGCGCAGACGATCAGCTCGGGTGAGCCGGGCGCCCTGATGCACGGCCCCACGTTCATGGCGAACGCGCTGGCCTGCGCGGTCGGAGTGGCTGCCGTGGAACTGCTGGTCGCCGGAGACTGGCAGGCCCGGGTGCGCGAGATCGGGGAGGGGCTGCGCCGCGGCCTGGAGCCGGCGAGGGAGCTTTCCGGGGTCGCCGATGTCCGCGTGCTCGGTGCCATCGGCGTGATCGAGATGCGCGAGCCGGTGAACATGCGGGTGGCCACGCTGGCGGCCTTGAGCCACGGGGTGTGGCTGCGGCCTTTCGGCAAGTTGATCTATGCCATGCCGCCGTTCATCTGCACGCCTCAGGAGGTCGAACAGATCACCACGGGCATGGTCGGTGTCGCGCGTGCACTAACCTGA
- a CDS encoding 8-amino-7-oxononanoate synthase, translating into MTRTDLSPLAWLAGVEQQRRNAGLRRELRTRPAVATELDLASNDYLGLSQHPAVLDGGVEALRTWGAGAGGSRLVTGNTELHEGFEAALAMFVGAESALVFSSGYTANLGAVVALSGPGSLLVSDALTHASLVDACRLSRARVTVTPHRDVDAVDAALSARTEERAVVLTESVFSADGVLAPLRELHVVCRRHGALLLVDEAHGLGVRGAGGQGLLYEAGLAGAPDVVMTTTLSKALGSQGGVVLGPEAVRAHLIDAARPFIFDTGLAPAAVGAAWAALRVLIAEPHRARSVLDRAAELARVSGDTAVPDSAVVSVILGEPEVAVAAAAACLDRGVRVGCFRPPTVPEGTSRLRLTARASLTADEMDLARQVLTEVLAEARA; encoded by the coding sequence GTGACACGCACCGACCTTTCACCGCTGGCCTGGCTGGCCGGTGTCGAGCAGCAGCGCCGGAACGCCGGGCTGCGTCGCGAGCTGCGCACCCGCCCGGCCGTCGCCACCGAACTCGATCTCGCCTCCAACGACTACCTGGGCCTGTCGCAGCACCCGGCGGTCCTCGACGGCGGGGTCGAGGCGTTGCGCACCTGGGGGGCGGGGGCCGGAGGATCGCGGCTCGTCACCGGGAACACCGAACTACACGAGGGATTCGAGGCGGCGCTGGCGATGTTCGTCGGCGCCGAATCGGCGCTGGTCTTCTCCTCGGGATACACGGCGAACCTGGGCGCCGTCGTCGCGCTGTCGGGCCCCGGCTCGCTGTTGGTGTCCGACGCACTCACCCACGCCTCTCTGGTTGATGCCTGCCGGCTCTCGCGCGCGCGGGTGACCGTCACACCGCACCGCGATGTGGACGCGGTCGACGCCGCGCTGTCGGCCCGCACCGAGGAACGTGCGGTGGTGCTGACCGAATCGGTGTTCAGCGCCGACGGGGTGCTGGCGCCGCTGCGTGAGCTGCACGTGGTCTGCCGGCGCCACGGCGCACTGTTGCTCGTCGACGAGGCGCACGGCCTCGGCGTGCGCGGCGCGGGCGGGCAGGGCCTGCTGTACGAGGCCGGCCTGGCCGGAGCGCCCGACGTGGTGATGACGACGACGCTGTCCAAGGCACTGGGTAGCCAGGGCGGTGTGGTGCTCGGCCCGGAAGCGGTGCGTGCCCACCTGATCGACGCGGCCCGGCCGTTCATCTTCGACACCGGGTTGGCGCCGGCCGCGGTCGGTGCCGCCTGGGCCGCGCTGCGGGTGCTGATCGCAGAACCTCACCGGGCTCGCTCGGTCTTGGATCGTGCCGCCGAATTGGCCCGGGTCTCCGGGGACACCGCGGTGCCGGACTCGGCGGTCGTCTCGGTCATCCTCGGCGAACCCGAGGTCGCGGTGGCCGCCGCGGCAGCCTGTCTGGACCGTGGCGTGCGGGTGGGCTGCTTCCGCCCGCCGACGGTTCCCGAGGGCACGTCGCGGCTGCGCCTGACGGCCCGGGCCTCGCTGACCGCCGACGAGATGGACCTGGCCCGACAGGTGTTGACCGAGGTTCTGGCCGAGGCCCGAGCGTGA
- the bioD gene encoding dethiobiotin synthase → MSTLVVTGTDTGVGKTVTTAALACAARLAGVDVAVCKPVQTGTVDGDNDLGEVSRLSGVADLHGGWRYPEPLAPLAAAQRAGLALPTRAELVDAVRAAERPGGFTLVEGAGGLLVELGDAGVTVRDLAADLSAAVLVVVSPGLGTLNHTALTLESLAGQGIPCAGLVIGAWPSNPGLAESGNREALAELAPVRAVLPAGAGSLSASEFEALCVDAFDRDWLTGLV, encoded by the coding sequence GTGAGCACGCTGGTCGTCACCGGGACCGACACCGGCGTCGGGAAGACGGTGACGACCGCCGCACTGGCCTGTGCGGCACGGCTGGCCGGCGTCGACGTCGCGGTGTGCAAGCCGGTGCAGACCGGAACGGTGGACGGCGACAACGATCTCGGTGAGGTGAGCCGGCTCTCCGGGGTGGCCGACCTGCACGGCGGTTGGCGTTATCCGGAACCGCTGGCCCCCCTCGCGGCCGCGCAGCGGGCCGGGCTCGCATTGCCTACTCGCGCCGAGCTGGTGGACGCGGTCCGCGCGGCCGAGCGGCCCGGCGGGTTCACCCTCGTCGAGGGCGCCGGGGGTCTGCTCGTCGAACTGGGCGACGCCGGTGTCACCGTGCGCGATCTGGCGGCTGACCTCTCGGCAGCTGTCCTGGTGGTGGTCTCACCCGGCCTGGGCACGCTCAACCACACCGCTTTGACATTGGAATCCCTTGCCGGGCAGGGGATTCCCTGCGCCGGCCTGGTGATCGGTGCGTGGCCGTCGAACCCGGGTCTCGCCGAGTCGGGCAACCGGGAGGCGCTGGCCGAGCTGGCGCCCGTGCGCGCTGTGCTGCCCGCCGGCGCCGGCAGTCTGAGCGCATCGGAGTTCGAAGCGTTGTGCGTTGACGCCTTCGACCGGGACTGGCTGACCGGCCTGGTCTGA
- a CDS encoding 2'-5' RNA ligase family protein: MVHSVELVFDPDTEATVRGIWDALREADIPSQAPASRPHATLTVAQHIDTAADVVLEDLTDRFPLPCSLGATLIFGRSGGVLARLLVPTGELLDVQAEVYRRCLPYVSPAPMPHAEPGQWTPHVTLARRVAPARLTTAVRIAGRPKEIAGQVIGLRHWDGDKRLERPIG, encoded by the coding sequence ATGGTCCATTCCGTTGAGCTGGTCTTCGACCCGGATACCGAAGCCACGGTCCGCGGAATTTGGGATGCGTTGCGCGAAGCGGATATTCCCAGTCAGGCGCCCGCCAGCCGGCCGCATGCGACGCTGACCGTCGCCCAGCACATCGATACCGCGGCCGATGTGGTGCTGGAGGATCTGACGGACCGCTTCCCGCTGCCGTGCAGTCTCGGCGCGACGTTGATCTTCGGACGCTCGGGCGGCGTGCTGGCGCGGCTGCTGGTCCCGACCGGCGAGCTGCTCGACGTGCAGGCCGAGGTGTATCGCCGGTGTCTGCCGTATGTCAGTCCGGCCCCGATGCCGCACGCCGAACCGGGCCAATGGACCCCGCATGTGACCCTGGCCCGGCGCGTGGCTCCGGCCAGGCTGACCACCGCGGTGCGAATCGCCGGTCGGCCCAAGGAAATCGCCGGCCAGGTGATCGGATTGCGGCACTGGGACGGCGACAAGCGCCTCGAGCGCCCGATCGGCTGA
- a CDS encoding TetR family transcriptional regulator, which yields MQLHKPDVVDAATAILDNYGIADLTMRRLARELNVTPGALYWHFANKQELLGAVADRILQPVHVEGATSAWPGRIHQICASLRDALLSHTDGAELVSSSFAAGQSQVAGEIVAQLSDAARQAGVVSPDHELAARTVLYYVLGFTADEQSRLQWDAAGALTDEQSVLNRDTSRQFAFGLQLLVDGLAVRGASTLSSGRDIPQRSQG from the coding sequence ATGCAACTCCACAAACCCGACGTGGTGGATGCGGCGACCGCCATCCTGGACAACTACGGCATCGCCGACCTGACGATGCGACGCCTGGCGCGTGAGCTCAACGTCACCCCGGGCGCGTTGTACTGGCATTTCGCCAACAAACAGGAATTGCTCGGCGCCGTCGCCGACCGCATCCTGCAACCGGTCCACGTAGAGGGGGCCACGTCGGCGTGGCCCGGGCGGATCCACCAGATTTGCGCCTCGTTGCGCGACGCATTGCTCTCACACACCGACGGGGCCGAACTGGTCTCCTCCAGCTTCGCGGCCGGACAGTCACAGGTCGCCGGCGAGATCGTCGCGCAGCTGTCCGACGCCGCCCGGCAGGCCGGCGTGGTGTCGCCGGATCACGAGCTGGCCGCCCGCACGGTGCTGTATTACGTGCTGGGTTTCACCGCCGACGAGCAATCCCGGCTGCAGTGGGACGCGGCGGGTGCACTGACCGACGAGCAGTCGGTGCTGAACCGTGACACCTCCAGGCAGTTCGCCTTCGGCCTGCAACTGCTGGTCGACGGATTGGCCGTGCGGGGCGCCAGCACCCTGAGCTCCGGACGCGATATCCCGCAACGCAGCCAGGGCTGA
- the bioB gene encoding biotin synthase BioB, with translation MAREQVLERGVGLDRDQTLQVLQLPDDRLEELLALAHEVRMKWCGPEVEVEGIISLKTGGCPEDCHFCSQSGLFASPVRSAWLDIPSLVEAAKQTAKTGATEFCIVAAVRGPDERLLSQVAAGIEAIRNEVDIQIACSLGMLTQEQVDRLKDMGVHRYNHNLETAQSFFPNVVTTHSWEERWGTLEMVREAGMEVCCGGILGMGETLEQRAEFAANLAELDPHEVPLNFLNPRPGTPFGDLEVLPASEALKAVAAFRLALPRTMLRFAGGREITLGDLGAKQGILGGINAVIVGNYLTTLGRPAESDLELLDDLQMPIKALNASL, from the coding sequence ATGGCTCGCGAACAGGTTCTGGAGCGGGGCGTCGGCCTGGACCGGGACCAGACGCTGCAGGTGCTGCAGCTTCCCGACGACCGGCTCGAAGAACTGCTGGCCCTGGCCCACGAGGTCCGGATGAAGTGGTGCGGCCCCGAGGTCGAGGTCGAGGGCATCATCAGCCTGAAGACCGGCGGCTGCCCGGAGGACTGCCACTTCTGTTCGCAGTCGGGTCTGTTCGCTTCTCCGGTGCGCAGCGCCTGGCTGGACATCCCGAGCCTGGTCGAGGCGGCCAAGCAGACCGCCAAGACCGGCGCCACCGAGTTCTGCATCGTCGCTGCCGTTCGCGGTCCCGATGAGCGGCTGCTGTCGCAGGTTGCCGCGGGCATCGAGGCCATCCGCAACGAAGTCGACATCCAGATCGCCTGCTCGCTCGGCATGCTGACCCAGGAGCAGGTGGACCGCCTCAAGGACATGGGCGTCCACCGCTACAACCACAACCTGGAGACCGCGCAGTCGTTCTTCCCGAACGTCGTGACCACCCACTCGTGGGAGGAGCGCTGGGGCACGCTGGAGATGGTCCGCGAGGCCGGCATGGAGGTGTGCTGCGGCGGCATCCTGGGCATGGGGGAGACGCTGGAGCAGCGTGCCGAGTTCGCCGCGAATCTCGCCGAGCTGGATCCGCACGAGGTGCCGCTGAACTTCCTGAACCCGCGCCCGGGCACGCCGTTCGGCGATCTCGAGGTGCTGCCCGCCTCCGAGGCGCTCAAGGCCGTCGCGGCGTTCCGCCTGGCGCTGCCGCGCACCATGCTGCGCTTCGCCGGTGGCCGCGAGATCACCCTGGGTGACCTCGGCGCCAAACAGGGCATCCTGGGTGGCATCAACGCCGTCATCGTCGGTAACTACCTGACCACGCTGGGTCGGCCGGCCGAGTCGGACCTCGAATTGCTCGACGATCTGCAGATGCCGATCAAGGCGCTGAACGCCAGCCTGTAG
- a CDS encoding DUF2567 domain-containing protein, protein MSLSGEEQKAPMSLSGEEQKAPMSLSGEERSVAAENPGPAVSLADVPGAPRVSRERAVVTVIAALAVGGAVLGALWALLAPGVHGVVALTRSGERVHAYLGGESDHFFTSAFMFVGMLVVLGVVAAVALWQWAAHRGPVLVAALSVGCAVATAVAAGVGAALAHWRFGSVDIAAAPVSPEHRVHYVVEAASVFFGHSALQIAGTILFPAAAAAMVYALIAVSTVRDDLGAWPPVESPTYPVLPPPVVSPPGA, encoded by the coding sequence ATGAGCCTCTCGGGCGAAGAGCAGAAGGCACCGATGAGCCTCTCGGGCGAAGAGCAGAAGGCACCGATGAGCCTCTCGGGCGAAGAGCGGAGCGTTGCGGCCGAGAATCCTGGCCCGGCCGTTTCGCTCGCCGATGTCCCGGGCGCACCGCGCGTTTCGCGTGAGCGGGCGGTGGTGACGGTCATCGCGGCTCTGGCAGTGGGCGGTGCTGTGCTCGGTGCGCTGTGGGCGTTGTTGGCCCCCGGAGTGCACGGAGTGGTGGCGCTGACCCGTAGTGGTGAGCGGGTACACGCCTATCTGGGCGGGGAATCTGACCACTTCTTCACCTCGGCGTTCATGTTCGTGGGCATGCTCGTCGTCTTGGGTGTCGTCGCCGCGGTGGCGCTGTGGCAATGGGCTGCGCATCGCGGGCCGGTTCTGGTCGCCGCGTTGTCGGTCGGCTGCGCGGTCGCTACGGCGGTGGCAGCGGGTGTCGGTGCGGCACTTGCCCATTGGCGATTCGGTTCCGTCGACATCGCCGCGGCACCCGTCAGTCCCGAACACCGGGTCCATTACGTGGTGGAGGCCGCTTCCGTCTTCTTCGGGCATTCGGCTCTGCAGATCGCCGGCACGATCCTGTTCCCGGCTGCCGCGGCGGCGATGGTCTACGCGTTGATCGCGGTCTCCACAGTGCGCGATGACCTGGGTGCCTGGCCGCCGGTGGAGTCGCCGACCTACCCGGTCCTCCCGCCGCCGGTGGTCAGCCCGCCCGGGGCTTGA
- a CDS encoding VOC family protein: MSGHITYRTGAVRYQVTDVERAIAFYTENLGFHVAMRGGPAFASVANGNLTLFLSGPGSSGARQLPDGSPQTPGGSNRLVLEVDDLDAAITELRGADVTFRNTMETGPGGRQIQITDPDGNPIEVFEAAARPPAH; encoded by the coding sequence ATGTCTGGACACATCACCTACCGAACCGGCGCAGTGCGCTATCAGGTCACCGATGTCGAGCGAGCGATCGCGTTCTACACCGAGAATCTCGGCTTTCACGTCGCCATGCGCGGAGGACCGGCGTTCGCGTCCGTCGCCAACGGCAACCTCACCCTGTTCTTGAGCGGGCCGGGCAGCTCGGGTGCTCGCCAACTGCCCGACGGCAGCCCCCAGACCCCCGGAGGCAGCAACCGCTTGGTGCTCGAGGTCGATGACCTCGACGCGGCCATCACCGAACTGCGCGGCGCCGATGTCACGTTCCGCAACACCATGGAGACCGGACCCGGTGGACGCCAGATCCAGATCACCGATCCGGACGGCAACCCCATCGAGGTTTTCGAAGCGGCCGCCAGGCCCCCGGCGCACTGA
- a CDS encoding helix-turn-helix domain-containing protein encodes MRYIRQPPAVALRDSVDHLWCIADGPTYPAERILPTGTTELVINLAADVITITNHQGPQQFSGVTVSGPYTGPFDIDAREHTAMVGVHFKPGGVRAVLGIAPHELLDAHLDLDALWNRAADLRARICAATSTAQRLAIVESALLTHSRNGPEPTREVSFAMDALRVGSRQPSIHALAREVGFSHRRLIQLFTDQVGMPPKRFARLQRFRHAHDDVYSAPSSPHWPTFAIEHGYADQSHMIREFQEFSGMTPAEQRRRSVYAAKDDHVALEP; translated from the coding sequence ATGCGATATATCCGTCAGCCCCCGGCGGTGGCCTTGCGCGACAGCGTCGACCACCTGTGGTGCATTGCGGACGGACCCACCTACCCCGCCGAGCGCATCCTGCCCACCGGTACCACCGAACTCGTCATCAACCTCGCCGCTGACGTCATCACCATAACGAACCATCAAGGTCCACAACAGTTTTCGGGCGTCACCGTGTCCGGTCCCTACACCGGCCCCTTCGATATCGACGCGCGCGAGCACACCGCCATGGTGGGCGTGCACTTCAAACCCGGCGGCGTCCGCGCGGTACTCGGCATTGCCCCGCACGAACTGCTCGATGCCCACCTCGACCTCGACGCGCTGTGGAACCGCGCGGCCGACCTCCGCGCCAGGATCTGCGCCGCCACCTCAACCGCACAACGCCTTGCGATCGTGGAATCCGCCTTGCTCACGCATTCCCGCAACGGCCCGGAACCGACCCGCGAAGTGTCCTTCGCGATGGACGCGCTCCGGGTCGGCTCTCGCCAGCCGTCGATCCACGCATTGGCACGTGAAGTCGGATTCAGCCACCGCAGACTGATCCAATTGTTCACCGACCAGGTCGGGATGCCGCCCAAACGGTTTGCCCGCCTCCAACGATTCCGCCACGCACACGATGACGTCTACTCAGCGCCGTCGTCGCCGCACTGGCCGACGTTCGCCATCGAACACGGGTATGCCGACCAGTCGCACATGATCCGCGAGTTCCAGGAATTCTCCGGCATGACGCCCGCCGAGCAACGACGCCGAAGTGTGTATGCCGCAAAGGACGACCACGTCGCGCTCGAACCGTAG
- a CDS encoding lipase family protein produces the protein MELGSAATATGAEWIGRALHQELDRAARPKLPHDDPFYAPPAGFQHAEPGTVLRSRDVELAFLGLIPQRLHATQLLYRSTDRNGVPEAAVTTVIVPPDAAPDCPVVSYQCAIDAISARCFPSYALRRHAKATGSLAQLELLLISAALAEGWAVSVPDHEGVDGMWGAPYEPGYRVLDGLRAALSSEQLALSPTTRVGLWGYSGGGLASAWAAEMAGSYAPELNIVGAVLGSPVGDLGNTFRRLNGTVFSGLPGLVVAALADIYPGLNRVIAEHATTEGRKLLDRLHRMTTVEAMWRMFRTDMADLVDLPLDQILDGPAVSEVFQDTKLGVAVPVPPVLIVQAVHDEIISVDDIDELADTYLAGGADVTYHRDMFSEHLLLHPFSAPMALRWLTDRFAGRPLTANLVRSKWPTLLNPITYMGMARLAGISAKVAMGRTVRRRPL, from the coding sequence ATGGAATTGGGCAGTGCAGCCACAGCCACCGGGGCCGAATGGATCGGTCGAGCACTTCATCAGGAGCTCGACCGGGCGGCGCGACCCAAACTCCCGCACGACGACCCGTTTTACGCCCCACCTGCGGGTTTCCAGCACGCTGAACCCGGCACCGTCCTGCGCAGCCGCGACGTCGAACTGGCCTTCCTGGGTTTGATCCCGCAGCGCCTGCATGCCACGCAGCTGCTCTACCGCTCCACCGACCGCAACGGCGTACCCGAAGCAGCGGTCACCACGGTGATCGTCCCGCCCGACGCCGCACCGGACTGCCCGGTGGTCTCCTACCAGTGCGCCATCGATGCCATCTCGGCCCGCTGTTTCCCGTCCTACGCGTTGCGGCGGCACGCCAAGGCGACCGGCTCCCTGGCGCAGCTCGAACTCCTGCTGATCTCAGCCGCGCTCGCCGAAGGGTGGGCGGTCTCGGTCCCCGACCACGAGGGCGTCGACGGCATGTGGGGCGCCCCGTATGAACCCGGCTACCGGGTGCTCGACGGCTTGCGTGCCGCACTCAGCTCCGAGCAACTCGCCCTGTCACCGACTACACGCGTCGGCCTGTGGGGTTACTCCGGCGGCGGCCTGGCCAGCGCCTGGGCCGCGGAGATGGCCGGCAGCTACGCGCCCGAGCTCAACATCGTCGGCGCGGTCCTCGGCTCGCCCGTCGGCGACCTGGGCAACACGTTCCGCCGGCTCAACGGCACCGTGTTCTCCGGCCTTCCCGGGCTGGTGGTGGCGGCTCTCGCCGACATCTATCCGGGCCTGAACCGGGTCATCGCCGAACATGCCACCACTGAGGGCCGCAAACTCCTGGACCGGCTGCACCGGATGACCACGGTGGAAGCCATGTGGCGCATGTTCCGCACCGACATGGCCGACCTGGTCGACCTGCCCCTGGACCAGATCCTCGACGGACCCGCGGTCAGCGAGGTCTTCCAGGACACCAAACTCGGTGTGGCCGTGCCGGTTCCACCCGTGCTGATCGTGCAGGCCGTGCACGACGAGATCATCTCGGTGGACGATATCGACGAGCTCGCCGACACCTATCTGGCCGGCGGCGCCGACGTGACCTACCACCGCGACATGTTCAGCGAGCATCTCTTGCTGCACCCGTTCTCGGCGCCGATGGCGCTGCGCTGGCTGACCGACCGGTTCGCCGGCCGCCCGCTGACCGCCAACCTGGTGCGGTCCAAGTGGCCCACACTGCTCAACCCGATCACCTACATGGGCATGGCCCGGCTGGCCGGCATCTCCGCCAAGGTCGCGATGGGACGGACGGTCCGGCGGCGCCCCCTCTGA